CTACGAAGAGAGGTCACATGTGACTGGGATGTGGGTAAGGTTACTCTATCGTTCTCACCGGTGAAGTGCTCGAGGAATTCCTGCTCCAGTTTTATGGCTCTGTCATAAGTCTTTCTACCTTGCTCCTCCATCAATCTCTTATTCATCTCTCTGTGAAGGACACAGAGGACAAATTACTTGTGCAATCAGTTCAAAATAATCAAGTTTAGcatttaatgtgtgtttttaatgagcctttgataaaataacattaaaataacagtaaaactgtaaaaataacatacaaaatATTCTCCACTGATTTGGGTTTCACAAACACCGCAATGGGGTAGAGCTGTGCTAACTGGAGTCGTTTGATGGCATTGCCTGACACATCCAGGATGCAGTGCTTGCCCTTAAAGAACAATGAAAAACAGATTGTCTTGTGAAAAACGCTGCGCAAAAAATCTGAAGGTCAGCATGTCACTCTCGCACACCCACACAAAAAAGTTCCTTTATTACTTCTTCACAAGTCAAACGTGTTCACCTTTTCTGCGACCTCTCGCACCGACTGCACGCTTGTCCCGTAGAGGTGGTTGTTATATTGGCCGGCCTCGATGAACTTGTGATCCTGAATGTCTTTTTCCATTTGTTCCCGTGAATTAACAAAATGGTAGTCTCTGCCATCAACCTCGTAGTCTCGCTTTGGTCTAGTCGTGTCTGGTCAAAAGTATAGTAATGGCCATTAAAACGATGAAATACTGCAGAAGATATGATAAAACCGTGATTATGTACTCACGGGGAACACATGATCCAAACTTGTCCGGAAACTCCGAGATTAGATCATCATTGATCCGGTCTTTCATGGGACCAAGGACAATCACTGGACGAGCATAACTCACTGTAAACCACAATAATAACCTTGCAATGGGTTAAGCAGAATTACACACTGACACAGTCAAATATTGGTATTATTGAAGTAATATTGACCAATGCACCACAATAAAAGAAAGCCATAATGAAAGACGCTCACCTTCCTGTTGCGCGACTGTCTCGTACGAGAGGACATACTCTTCCTGTCCACCTAGAAGAGACAGACAAGAGTTCAAAAATCCTCATGTACTGAGTAATGAAGTTGAATTAACCCACTCACTAAGCAAGGTGCACAGATAACCACTGTTTTATCACCAGAAACTGCCATGAGGGGCAAATCATATACGTTAAATATCTTATGAACTATAAAGCATAGTAAGAGTAAAGTGAGCTTCTGTCAGTTATTATATtagcttatattatattatattatttttttaagatcaaaacatttctttatttgaaatattacattatattatttttttttgttgtaaaatctTTACTCTGACGCTGGTCGTGAATGGTAAACATCTTTCAATTATGTGCGCATATCCCACAAAGAAAAGCTGAGGGAACGAAGGGAACTAAACACTCAAACTCAAGAAGTTTAAAGAGATGAATTCAATAACatgatgaaatgaaataaaagggAACGCAAACTTACGGTAACTACTTTCACTATCGCTGGCATTAGAAGTTACATGCTCTGAAACCATAAAAAAGGAAAGTAAACACCACAGACACAAAAACAAGCTTTGCAGGAATATTTCAGACACAGCACTAAGAGCAGTAACCAGCAGATGGCAGTGTTAAGACTTGCGCAGGACATTTGAGACTTCGAAGCTCATTTCATTTTGTTCAATTTATCAATTTATCATATCAtacaagtcagactctctaaccactaggccacgactgccccacAAAACGTTCTGCCATAACAAATGCATCTTAAAGACAGTTATAGCAgtcaaagaaaaacatttaatcatgtaatagCCTCTGAATGCAAGAAATTCTCGAAACAGTCATGGTGTAGTGAACATTGATGGACAGAGGGACACCACTCCACCACCCAAAAGTGTCTCGATGTAGAAGCCTAAGAGAAGACACATATACTAAACATTTAGGCATAATGGAAGATTGTAAAAACCCTTCTTTCATCACATCAGTCATGCTGATCTTAACCCCTCGTGTTCTGTTGTGACTGTTTCCAATCTGCTATTCTAAATATtggggttatttatttttttaagaaaggaatacatttatttagcaagaatacattaaaggggtcataaactgcttttgttttttttatttagtacctTTCTCTGAGGTCCTCCTAATGGTATCGAGACTTTTACATCAAAAACATTATgatttagaagtaataggctattttctgtcctgttcagctatgttaataataggaaatgtttcctTAGCACCCAatcaacataaaaatattttatgaaagatcatgtgacactgacgactggggtaatggttgctgaaatgtacctttgtcatcacagaaatatattacatgctatatataatatatatatataataaagtatcTTAAGTTGTGAAAATATaatgcagcattgatgagcaTATGATAATTTTaacatgaaacattaaaaatattacggACCCAAaacctttttacatttattttttaaattatcttctGATTTCCCTAATATTGTTTTAgcatttttgatttgaccaagAACATAGAAATTTGTAAAGATTGTATCACAAAGTAGACATGCTTTTTTCAGAAACTGTTTATACAGTAGCTGTCTGTTTGAAAGAGATCAGATGAACTGTACTGAAGGGAGTGAACATCAAACAGAACACCAGTTAAATTTAGCATTCATTGCAtttgatatacagtatttgtCCCACATCTCAAACTCATCTCCCAAAGCAAAATCACAACAGtaactatatttttaagtattctGAAGAAAATAGAATGGTGCAAAACTTGCTGCTCCAATGCTAAGGTCTTGTGGATGGTTTCCAAGACATTTCTACACAGTTACTAGGTGGTCGCTTACTGGTAAGTTAAAAGAGCCCACTCCCCAAGCcctaggatttatttatttatttgcccatTTTGAGATTCACTAGGCAAAAAATGACATGCTCAATAGCTTAGCGGGGGTATTAAGTAAAGGAATAGATGTGAGTTACACACAACTGTAATTCTTCGTGTTAGGCTTTTGTTCAAAGACCTGAACctggggttcccaaacttttttgtcagctgaacccctaaaaagtaaaatatttacttgaagtatcCCCtaagatttaaacattttaatttcctAACCGTTCACGGTTCTCTGATGTAGGTTAATGGGCATGACATGCATTTATTTCTagcaagtgttttattttggCTGTTTTTCCAATTTTCCAGtttcaaatgatttatttacaatacaaatatttatttcctAAATTCTTTCCTTTCAAATATTCAAACCCTTGATCTTTTAACATtaaatcaagtttttattttagcgAGAACACTGGCTTTGTTAATTTAGGAACAAACATTGTGGAAAAATCTGAATTTGAATAGAGTTAAACTAATGGAACAGACTATATATTCAACTGAATTGCAGTCTTTGATTTGAAAATCCTGATTTGAgaagatacagtattgttcaaaataatagcagtacaatgtgactaaccagaataatcaaggtttttagtatattttttattgctacgtggcaaacaagttaccagtaggttcagtagattgtcagaaaacaaacaagacccagcattcatgatatgcacgctcttaaggctgtgcaattgggcaattagttgaaaggggtgtgttcaaaaaaatagcagtgtctacctttgactgtacaaactcaaaactattttgtacaaacattttttttttctgggaattagcaatcctgtgaatcactaaactaatatttagttgtatgaccacagttttttaaaactgcttgacatctgtgtggcatggagtcaaccaacttgtggcacctctcagctgttattccactccatgattctttaacaacattccacaattcattcacatttcttggttttgcttcagaaacagcatttttgatatcaccccacaagttctcaattggattaaggtctggagattgggctggccactccataacattaattttgttggtttggaaccaagactttgcccgtttactagtgtgttttgggtcattgtcttgttgaaacaaccatttcaagggcatgtcctcttcagcatagggcaacatgacctcttcaagtattttaacatatgcaaactgatccatgatccctggtatgcgataaataggcccaacaccatagtaggagaaacatgcccatatcatgatgcttgcacctccatgcttcactgtcttcactgtgtactgtggcttgaattcagagtttgggggtcgtctcacaaactgcctgtggcccttggacccaaaaagaacaattttactctcatcagtccacaaaatgttcctccatttctctttgggccagttgatgtgttctttggcaaattgtaacctcttctgcacatgccttttttttaacagagggactttgcgggggattcttgaaaatagattagcttcacacagacgtcttctaactgtcacagtacttacaggtaactccagactgtctttgatcatcctggaggtgatcattggctgagcctttgccattctggttattcttctatccattttgatggttgtcttccgttttcttccacgtctctctggttttgctctccattttaaggcattggagatcattttagctgaacagcctatcattttttgcacctctttataggttttcccctctctaatcaactttttaatcaaagtacgctgttcttctgaacaatgtcttgaacgacccattttcctcagctttcaaatgcatgttcaacaagtgttggcttcatccttaaataggggccacttgattcacacctgtttcttcacaaaattgatgacctcagtgattgaatgccacactgctatttttttgaacacatccctttcaactaattcaactaattgcccaattgcacagccttaagagcgtgcatatcatgaatgctgggtctcgtttgttttctgagaatctactgaacctactggtaacttgtttgccacgtagcaataaaaaaatatacgaaaaaccttgattattctggttagtcacattgtactgctattattttgaacaatactgtatatcactatttttagttttatgtCAGTTAATTTTGCTGcaccatttgtttattttaattgaattacttATTAGCtttcatcaactcacaaaccccTATTTAGGAAACCCTACACCGAAGTATAATAAGCACCATTATTTaaacaatgcatttataatgcaaattttgttaaagggatagcaaacccaaaaatgaaaatctccctcatgtctttccaaatctgtaagagtttctttcttttgtggaacatgaaagaagatattttgaagaatgttgttttCCAAACAATTTTAGTTCCAAAAGATTTCCACTGTATTTTTTCACCAtgtaatggaagtcaatgggacatgAAACTGTctggtttccaacattcttcaaaatatcttatgttctgcagaagaaagaaatgcgtACAAGCTTGTCACTTTAAGCAATACTCTAGAAACTGTAACAATACATTTCCTTGTGTTATTGTCATGGTTAAACATGTTTCCATCCTGTTGTGAAACAacacataaattatgtaaattatataaattactaaattatgaCAGATAACccttttttgggtaaactatccctttaggaGAAGCAGAATTAACATGTTAAAGGCATAATGGACAACAATGGACCTGGACATAGCGCTGATCTGCAAAGCTTATGTTTTACAGCCATCTAGACACAACACAGGCTGCAGAAAATGCAATTCTACTTGAACATCACTGCTAAACGTGTAAGACAGATTTATGGGAAATAACGGGAGTCTGGTGGGGCCGGTGGGGTTCTGTAGGTCTGCTGTAGCCTTTGTGGACTTACTCAAGCCTTTGTCGTCACTCAGGTCCTGTGGAGCAGTCGGCAGAGAGCACGG
The Carassius auratus strain Wakin chromosome 31, ASM336829v1, whole genome shotgun sequence DNA segment above includes these coding regions:
- the LOC113050581 gene encoding disks large homolog 1-like isoform X14, with the translated sequence MMNSSISSGSGSLRTSQKRTLYVRALFDYDITKDSGLPSQGLNFRFGDILHVLNASDEEWWQARHVTPDGEIEEMGVIPSKKRVERKERARLKTVKFNSKSRDKGQSLNDKYKKNLFLRKFSFYKNKDPSEQETSDVDQHVTSNASDSESSYRGQEEYVLSYETVAQQEVSYARPVIVLGPMKDRINDDLISEFPDKFGSCVPHTTRPKRDYEVDGRDYHFVNSREQMEKDIQDHKFIEAGQYNNHLYGTSVQSVREVAEKGKHCILDVSGNAIKRLQLAQLYPIAVFVKPKSVENILEMNKRLMEEQGRKTYDRAIKLEQEFLEHFTAIVQGDTLEEIYNQVKQVIEEQSGPIIWVPVKEKL